CCAAATTTAGCAAGTGTTGAGGAGTGGGTAGAGAAAATCCATCAACAGACAGGGTACGACAAGTACTTTTTATTGGTTGCTCTAGAACAATACATTGGAGAAAACCATCCTAGCCCTTTCAGATGAAGAAAGGGTTGCATTCACGAGAGAAAAGGTCCATCAGAATTGGGGATTTTTTCTCTCGATACATAAGAAAATCAGCTTTTAGCTAATTGACCTCGGTTGTTTCTGGCTGATATCCTAATAAATCTCCAGGCTAGCAGTCTAGAGCTGTGCAGATGACCTCTAGAGTAAATAGACGTACGGATTTGACCTTGCTGTTTTTTTAAAATGGCTGTTTTCGCACCAGTATATAAACGGTGATATAGCCTTGCTTCGGGCATCATTTCGTCTATTTTTGATGGAAATCAACAGTGAAATGGGCGATTTAATCAACAATCAGATGATTTAGCCACAATGTATACGAAAAGAGCCTTTAAAAAAGGCAGATTGGCTAAAGTAATCCCGACCCGATTTGATAGTTCTGTGACGCTCATTTTTCTTTTGGCTAGCATAACATCTACATTGATGATTATGGGCATGATCTCACCTCAAACTGTCAAATCGTTTTCAGATTTTATTTCGTTCGCTGTCTTTAAGAGTTCTTGGAGTATGGCTGAAAAAACGGCTATGACTAAAGAAGCAAAAATAATAGAAAATCCAATAATGGCAATACCAGGATGTAATGCGTCTTGGAATCCTAGGAATAAAAGTCCAAAAATATATAAACCCATGATAACATAGGTGTAATTTTGGAATATTTCCAAAGAACTTCCAGCGACTTCTGGAAAAGCAGTTCTTCTTTCAATAGTACGTAAAAGCGTAAAGGCTTCAACTAGGGAAAGGAAAAAGGGGAGAGATGTCACATAAATCCCGACCAACACAGGGTATTTTAAATAACGATATTCCGGATTGACCTTAGTAGCGCTATGTGCAAGCTGAGGCAGCCAAAAAATGCAGGAAAGTAGAATGAATAATCCAATTAAAAGGATGGAGAATTTTAAAAACAAGGTAGTTCTTTGTTTCATATTGCACCTCCCATCACTATGATAACAATAGTGTATAAGAAAATTTATTGTTTAGCAATAAAAAAATATTGTTTTTAAATAAAAGTAAGTCTGTGAATAAATCTCGAATCTATAGAAAAATAGTGATACTGCGGTTATAGAAAGGAGT
This DNA window, taken from Bacillus sp. 2205SS5-2, encodes the following:
- a CDS encoding DUF2975 domain-containing protein translates to MKQRTTLFLKFSILLIGLFILLSCIFWLPQLAHSATKVNPEYRYLKYPVLVGIYVTSLPFFLSLVEAFTLLRTIERRTAFPEVAGSSLEIFQNYTYVIMGLYIFGLLFLGFQDALHPGIAIIGFSIIFASLVIAVFSAILQELLKTANEIKSENDLTV